In the genome of Methylomagnum ishizawai, the window GCAGCCGGTGCCCACGGCGGAGGCGTAGCGGTATGGCGATGACGGCGGGCGGAATCATCGGTCAGGCGCGGGGGGTCTTGTTGGACCAGATCGGCCTGGATTACCCGGATGCGGAGTTGCTGGCCTGGGCCAACGAGGCGGCGCGGGAGGTGGCGAACCTCCGGCCCGATTTGGCCGTGGTGATCGAGGAGATGGACTTAGTGGTGGGCACCCTGCAAACCATTCCGGCCAGCGGGGTGCGATTTTGGAATTTGCTCCGTAATTCCGCCGGGCCGGGCGTGCAGCATTTGGATAAGGCCGAGGTGGAGCGGTTCAATCCGGGATGGGCGGCGGCGGTGGCCTCGGCCACGGTGAAGGGGTTTTTCCATGATCCGCGCACGCCCACGGTGTTCGAGGTGTTCCCGCCGAATACCGGCGCGGGGCGGGTGTTGT includes:
- a CDS encoding phage adaptor protein, translated to MAMTAGGIIGQARGVLLDQIGLDYPDAELLAWANEAAREVANLRPDLAVVIEEMDLVVGTLQTIPASGVRFWNLLRNSAGPGVQHLDKAEVERFNPGWAAAVASATVKGFFHDPRTPTVFEVFPPNTGAGRVLCAYTRVPAAMASLSDPWPLPDLYAGPAVDWVLFRAFSKDPRARAVGAGYLAAFDHRMGGKAQVDMAAEAAR